The DNA segment TTACGATATCCCCGAGCATCAGCTCTCCCGTATCGGGATTAAAATACTCCTCCGGCGTCTCCTCTAATTTAGAAAAGTCCCCCGGCGTCTCAAAATCACACATGGGAAACGACAAAACATCCGTCGGGGCGTCGATTCCGCGTGTCTCCTGATTGATTTCCCGGATCCCCTCGTTGTCCGTAAGCAGCACGTTGATCTCCGCATCATAAGGGCATTCCACATAATCCAGAGCTTCCTCGGCCACCTCTTTTATGATGGTTTCATAAGGCAGGTCAAGCTTCTTTTCTGCCTCGTACTCAATCGTTACCGTCATGACGTCCCTCCTTCTTTGCGGGCCGCTTTGTCTCGGCGTGCTCTCCCCTTGCAGGCCGCTTCCCGCGGGCCTCGTATTCATCATATGCCTTTACAATCTTCTGTACCAGCGGATGACGCACCACATCGTCGCTGGTAAAATAGCAGATGCCGATGTCGTCGATGTTCTTTAAAATCTTAAGGGCCGTATCCAGGCCGGACACCGTTCCGTAGGGCAGGTCCTTCTGGGACTGGTCGCCGGTGATGATGACCTTGGAGCCGAAGCCGATCCTTGTAAGGAACATTTTCATCTGCGCCTGGGTCGTGTTCTGGGCCTCATCCAGAATAATGAACGCATTGTCCAGGGTGCGGCCGCGCATGTAGGCGAGCGGCGCTACCTCAATGAGCCCCTTTTCTGCGTTGTGCATGTAGCTGTCTGCGCCCATAATCTGATAGAGGGCGTCGTAGAGGGGCCGCAGGTACGGGTCAATCTTGCTCTGAAGGTCGCCGGGCAGGAAGCCAAGCTTTTCTCCGGCTTCAATGGCGGGACGTGTTAAGATAATCCGGCCGACCTCGCCGTTTTTAAAGGCCTGGATCGCCATGGACATGCCCAGGTACGTCTTTCCCGTACCGGCAGGACCGACGCCGAAGACAATCATCTTCTTTCTGATCAAGTCCACGTACTGCTTCTGGCCCAGGGTTTTCGGCTTCACCGGCTTTCCGTTTATGGTATGGCAGATGATGTCCCGGTCGATTTCCAGAAGCTTGTCGTCCTGGCCGTCAAAGGAAAGGGCCAGGGCGTAATCCACGTTCTGTTCCCCGATCTCTTCGCCCCGCTTGGAAAGCTCGATCAGGGTGGAAAAAACGCTCTTCGCCTTTTTTACCGCGTGGTCGGGGCCGATGACCTTAATCTCCCCGTCCCTGGCGATCATGGATACGTGAAGCGTCCGCTCGATCTTTTTTAAGTAAACATCAAATTGTCCGCAGACCTTCCGCTCATGCTCGGCCGGAATGTCTATAATCGTTTCAATTACGCTCATGAAATGTCTGATTCTCCTCACTGTTCTCGATGGGGGACGCCTCTGCAATGTCCTCCACCACGGTCATGACGCCGGAAATCCGGATCCCGGAGCCATCTGTCTCTATTTTATCATCATTCCCAAGGATTTGTATAGCTTTTTCTGACAGATTTTCCATATATTCCTGTTCAAGCCGGCCGGCAGCCGCCTGTATTTCCGCTTCGGTGTAGGCGCGCTCGTAGGGGACGTATTCGTTTGCCGTGATGACGGCGCCGTAAACAGGCAGATAAAAGTTCTCAAAAAGCCTAAGCTGGCGCTGTTCCATGACAAATTCCCAGCTTCCGCCG comes from the Eubacteriaceae bacterium Marseille-Q4139 genome and includes:
- a CDS encoding PhoH family protein, coding for MSVIETIIDIPAEHERKVCGQFDVYLKKIERTLHVSMIARDGEIKVIGPDHAVKKAKSVFSTLIELSKRGEEIGEQNVDYALALSFDGQDDKLLEIDRDIICHTINGKPVKPKTLGQKQYVDLIRKKMIVFGVGPAGTGKTYLGMSMAIQAFKNGEVGRIILTRPAIEAGEKLGFLPGDLQSKIDPYLRPLYDALYQIMGADSYMHNAEKGLIEVAPLAYMRGRTLDNAFIILDEAQNTTQAQMKMFLTRIGFGSKVIITGDQSQKDLPYGTVSGLDTALKILKNIDDIGICYFTSDDVVRHPLVQKIVKAYDEYEARGKRPARGEHAETKRPAKKEGRHDGND
- the ybeY gene encoding rRNA maturation RNase YbeY, yielding MTVTIEYEAEKKLDLPYETIIKEVAEEALDYVECPYDAEINVLLTDNEGIREINQETRGIDAPTDVLSFPMCDFETPGDFSKLEETPEEYFNPDTGELMLGDIVISVEKVTEQAEKYGHSETRELAFLTAHSMLHLSGYDHMEEDERLVMEDKQREILERRGYRR